The following proteins are encoded in a genomic region of Gimesia algae:
- a CDS encoding DUF1559 domain-containing protein, which produces MNAQRTFRHHRGFTLIELLVVIAIIAILIALLLPAVQQAREAARRSACKNNLKQLGLAMHNYFESHSVFPRANFEKQHDSTYGYGNYSYFSFSAQTMLLPFMDQANLYNQFNFSLAPNQAPNDTVKRAVIPAFLCPSDTRGIQNGGGYGSGPGNSYAVCAGPSVFWFGFGPSTNTTPQNMQHQVGMFNYRKAIRIRDLTDGSSNVIAAGEQLMGDGNNDASLIGEGDTIRAGTRGSTASSFPNYNDVKNWGASCLAKKNSLPASPAPRGDTGSNWVYGNGGLTVFNTLLNPNSKYPNCVTCSGCGTNDAPGLFPARSRHVGGVHVLMGDGATRFISANIDNATWQNLGGIQDGNVLGEF; this is translated from the coding sequence ATGAATGCTCAGCGTACGTTTCGTCACCATCGTGGTTTCACCCTGATTGAACTACTGGTTGTGATCGCCATTATCGCAATTTTAATCGCCTTGTTACTGCCTGCGGTTCAACAGGCCCGTGAAGCAGCCCGCCGCAGTGCGTGCAAAAACAACCTGAAGCAACTCGGGCTGGCGATGCACAACTATTTCGAATCCCACTCTGTCTTTCCACGTGCGAACTTCGAAAAACAGCATGACTCCACCTATGGATATGGAAACTATTCGTACTTCTCATTCTCAGCCCAGACCATGCTGCTGCCGTTCATGGACCAGGCTAACCTTTACAACCAGTTCAACTTTTCATTAGCACCGAATCAGGCCCCCAATGATACAGTCAAGCGCGCCGTCATTCCGGCTTTTCTGTGCCCTTCTGATACACGTGGTATCCAGAATGGTGGCGGATATGGATCTGGTCCGGGAAACAGCTACGCTGTCTGTGCCGGTCCCTCGGTTTTCTGGTTTGGTTTTGGTCCCTCAACCAACACCACCCCACAAAACATGCAGCATCAGGTCGGGATGTTCAACTATCGTAAAGCGATCCGCATCCGTGATCTGACAGACGGCAGTTCCAACGTCATTGCAGCCGGCGAGCAGCTGATGGGCGATGGTAATAACGATGCCTCTCTGATCGGAGAGGGCGATACGATCCGTGCTGGTACAAGAGGAAGTACTGCCAGTTCTTTCCCTAACTACAACGATGTCAAAAACTGGGGCGCCTCCTGCCTGGCGAAAAAGAATTCGCTTCCGGCATCTCCTGCCCCCCGTGGTGATACTGGTTCAAACTGGGTTTACGGCAATGGTGGACTGACCGTGTTCAATACGCTGCTTAACCCGAACTCCAAGTATCCCAACTGTGTCACCTGTTCCGGCTGTGGTACGAATGATGCCCCGGGCCTGTTTCCTGCCCGCAGTCGTCATGTGGGTGGTGTGCATGTTTTGATGGGCGACGGTGCCACCCGGTTTATCAGTGCCAACATTGATAATGCCACCTGGCAGAACCTGGGCGGCATTCAGGACGGAAATGTTCTGGGAGAATTCTAA
- a CDS encoding sugar ABC transporter substrate-binding protein has product MNSALRFLIPLILLTICITGCNDGSDSDSSQAESAATTGRLFGASFQTMNNPFFVDLGKGLKNELEANGDRLVILDAQFNSLKQKNDLSDLILQGAAGIFVNPVNWEGLKGSLLEASRKKVPIIIVDAPVKKADEELIVCTVASDNVRAGELAAQALAKVNPKARLVVLHLSVNKACIDRVEGFKTELEQHPEMKILDVQEAQGTTEGARPVMRDLIGRYPDLDAVFAINDPNALGVISALDSANKLDRVTIVTVDGSQAGIKAIQAGKLHSTSAQFPQEIGKIAAEKMLAHLKGESVDKEVKVRVELITAENAEQYLESH; this is encoded by the coding sequence ATGAACAGCGCGCTACGGTTTCTGATCCCGCTTATTCTGCTGACGATTTGCATTACTGGTTGCAACGATGGCTCCGATTCCGATTCATCCCAGGCGGAATCGGCGGCAACCACAGGCAGGCTGTTCGGCGCCTCTTTTCAGACCATGAACAATCCGTTTTTTGTTGATCTGGGCAAAGGCCTGAAAAATGAACTTGAAGCCAACGGCGATCGCCTGGTCATCCTGGATGCGCAGTTCAATTCCCTCAAACAGAAGAACGATCTTTCGGATCTGATTCTCCAGGGAGCAGCCGGCATTTTTGTGAATCCGGTCAACTGGGAAGGCCTCAAAGGATCCTTGCTCGAAGCCAGTCGAAAAAAAGTACCTATCATCATTGTCGATGCGCCGGTGAAAAAAGCGGATGAAGAGCTGATTGTCTGCACGGTGGCTTCCGATAATGTTCGCGCCGGCGAACTGGCGGCCCAGGCACTGGCAAAAGTGAACCCCAAAGCCAGACTGGTCGTATTGCATCTGTCGGTCAACAAAGCCTGCATTGATCGGGTCGAAGGGTTTAAAACGGAACTGGAACAACATCCAGAGATGAAAATTCTGGATGTCCAGGAAGCCCAGGGAACGACGGAAGGCGCACGCCCTGTGATGCGCGATCTGATCGGCCGCTACCCCGATCTGGATGCCGTGTTTGCCATCAATGATCCCAATGCGCTCGGCGTGATTTCTGCGCTCGACTCAGCCAATAAACTGGATCGGGTGACCATCGTGACCGTCGATGGATCTCAGGCCGGGATCAAGGCCATCCAGGCAGGGAAACTGCATTCGACGTCTGCACAGTTTCCGCAGGAGATTGGTAAGATCGCAGCAGAAAAAATGCTGGCACACCTCAAAGGTGAATCGGTAGACAAAGAAGTAAAGGTGCGCGTGGAACTGATCACAGCAGAAAATGCGGAGCAGTATCTGGAGTCTCATTAA
- a CDS encoding polysaccharide biosynthesis protein, translating to MLNSIPKSKWLRNHSVTRRQLFWMVVFLPIFCAIYYVAFWLRFEGSLNTDGVLGDHGFRMFRSTVFWAVGLKTITFWGTGVYKIRSRYITTRDVFNLARAASISSAALVMVDYLAFPQFMLPRSVFLIDWGSTILVVCGFCAAIRMVQDSGRILRQQENCKPTFIIGANESGAALLRIIERNKNSCLRVVGFLDDHASRIGTRINNIPVLGSLQEMCDLAERYEVSDILLPADEFPGKTIRQLVEAGNSAEIRVQVLPSYQQLLSGKVEMKPRPVCIEDLLGREAVELDMPNIRNWMDDRVLMVTGSAGSIGSEICRQLLQFSPRRLILVDRSENSQFYLERELNKLGYAGRFDVVIADINDAKRIRAVMQEFKPDILFHAAAYKHVPLMESNPGEAVKNIALATKHLADLAEEFAVGSFVMISSDKAVNPTNVMGANKRIAELYVQSLAARSKCHFVTVRFGNVLGSAGSVVPIFTQQIQNGGPITVTDERMQRFFMTIPEASQLVIQAGAMGRGGEIFVLDMGEPVRITDLAADLVHLSGLKLGEDIEIEFTGLRPGEKLYEELHVDGEKHLPTCHPKIMVAEKVSFSENFIHDAYERLSRLTEQPTPLILAEIQRILPEFHPSSNKPASDTFKRAA from the coding sequence ATGTTGAACTCCATACCGAAATCGAAATGGCTGCGGAATCATTCCGTCACGCGTCGCCAGCTCTTTTGGATGGTGGTGTTTTTGCCGATCTTTTGTGCGATTTACTACGTGGCTTTCTGGCTGCGTTTTGAAGGCTCACTGAATACCGATGGCGTTCTGGGCGATCATGGATTTCGCATGTTTCGTTCCACGGTCTTCTGGGCGGTTGGATTGAAAACAATCACCTTCTGGGGCACGGGCGTGTATAAAATCCGCAGTCGTTATATCACGACGCGGGATGTCTTCAATCTGGCCAGGGCGGCGAGTATCAGTTCCGCGGCGCTGGTAATGGTTGACTATCTTGCCTTTCCTCAGTTTATGTTGCCCCGTTCCGTATTTCTGATCGACTGGGGTTCCACCATCCTTGTCGTTTGTGGATTCTGTGCCGCCATTCGCATGGTGCAGGATAGTGGTCGTATTCTGAGACAGCAGGAAAACTGCAAGCCAACCTTTATCATCGGGGCCAACGAATCCGGTGCTGCGCTGCTTCGCATCATTGAGCGTAATAAAAATTCCTGCTTGCGGGTCGTGGGTTTTCTGGATGATCACGCCAGTCGCATCGGTACACGGATCAATAATATTCCTGTCCTCGGGTCACTCCAGGAAATGTGTGACCTTGCAGAAAGATATGAAGTTTCCGATATCCTGTTGCCGGCGGATGAATTTCCGGGCAAAACGATTCGACAACTGGTCGAGGCAGGAAACTCTGCTGAGATTCGCGTACAGGTTCTCCCCAGCTATCAGCAACTGCTCTCGGGCAAAGTCGAAATGAAGCCGCGGCCCGTCTGTATCGAAGACCTGCTGGGCAGAGAAGCGGTGGAACTCGATATGCCTAACATCCGTAACTGGATGGATGATCGCGTGTTGATGGTCACAGGCAGCGCAGGCAGTATCGGCTCAGAAATCTGTCGTCAACTCCTGCAGTTTTCACCTCGAAGACTGATCCTCGTCGACCGTTCCGAGAACAGTCAGTTTTATCTGGAACGCGAATTAAACAAACTGGGATATGCCGGCCGTTTTGATGTGGTGATCGCCGATATCAATGATGCCAAACGAATTCGGGCCGTCATGCAGGAATTTAAGCCCGATATTCTGTTCCATGCTGCCGCTTACAAACATGTTCCGCTCATGGAAAGCAATCCAGGCGAAGCCGTCAAAAATATTGCCCTGGCAACCAAGCATCTGGCAGACCTGGCAGAGGAATTCGCAGTCGGCTCTTTTGTGATGATCTCTTCTGACAAAGCCGTGAATCCTACCAATGTCATGGGCGCGAACAAACGGATTGCCGAACTTTATGTGCAATCGCTGGCCGCCCGTTCAAAATGTCACTTCGTTACGGTCCGCTTTGGAAACGTGCTGGGCTCTGCCGGCAGTGTGGTGCCGATCTTCACGCAGCAGATTCAGAATGGAGGCCCGATTACGGTCACCGACGAACGTATGCAGCGGTTCTTCATGACCATCCCGGAAGCCTCTCAACTGGTGATTCAGGCAGGCGCCATGGGGCGTGGCGGTGAAATCTTTGTCCTCGATATGGGTGAACCGGTCCGTATTACCGACCTGGCAGCCGACCTGGTCCACCTCTCCGGGCTCAAACTGGGCGAAGATATTGAGATCGAATTCACCGGGCTCCGACCAGGTGAAAAGCTTTACGAAGAACTGCATGTCGACGGCGAAAAACATCTGCCCACATGCCATCCCAAAATTATGGTCGCCGAAAAAGTCAGCTTCAGCGAAAATTTTATTCATGACGCCTATGAGAGACTCTCCCGCCTTACAGAACAGCCTACACCGCTGATCCTCGCTGAGATACAACGCATCCTGCCGGAATTTCATCCTTCTTCCAACAAACCTGCTTCGGATACGTTCAAACGCGCTGCGTAA
- the lnt gene encoding apolipoprotein N-acyltransferase, with product MSLTTSTFDKSSSDESVLEPHPVSEQFPSPPKEPANQPLGKDVQNIINTARTSPAAARGAFFVSLLTAVLMWASFTPVDFGPLGWVCLIPLLLLVRIPRKTRLMYTAIYTGGLLFTVTAFQWMRLGDPTMYVAWIALAIYVACYFPLFVLLSRIAVHKFQIPLPVAAPVVWVGLEYIRAYLLTGFSWYYIGHTQYRWIELIQISDLTGAYGVSFIVVMMAACFASLLPNSLLIRLKLFPMKLTEEDQKLEEIGGKQILQTAVCLSLFFAVLGYGYVRRSQAEFQDGPRTALIQANFPSSVKHNPNEWQAIFLKHLELMGAAVRDQPDLIVWPETMFRWPLLESNGKTVEELDKVAPQIPLEKWKDPSVRKVLTNMSQEANAALVIGADVIAAGDSKVEQYNSAVFVRPDYGVHGRYDKIHRVPFGEYMPLKDALPFLQVFSPYGASFGIEPGKHAANFQYKDWNFAPLICFEDTVPHLVRSMLKPAATPNTASKPVDCLVNLTNDGWFHGSSELDQHLITSAFRCVENRTPMVRAVNTGVSAIIDGDGMIVEPDLFLDWDNQRRSTLVNPKTGRWNKSLNAVIVDSVPLDNRSSLYTRCGDWFAGACCFCVLFLFFMTVLTWKRTSAEVS from the coding sequence ATGAGCTTAACGACATCGACATTCGATAAATCTTCCTCTGATGAATCTGTGCTGGAACCCCATCCTGTGTCTGAGCAATTCCCCTCACCACCGAAAGAGCCTGCCAACCAGCCTCTGGGTAAGGACGTTCAAAACATCATTAACACGGCACGGACTTCTCCGGCGGCGGCGCGGGGCGCATTTTTTGTTTCGCTGCTGACAGCCGTTCTGATGTGGGCCAGTTTTACACCGGTGGATTTTGGTCCGCTGGGCTGGGTCTGTCTGATCCCGCTGTTACTGCTGGTGCGCATTCCCCGCAAAACACGACTGATGTATACGGCCATTTATACGGGCGGTCTGCTGTTTACCGTTACAGCGTTTCAGTGGATGCGACTGGGTGACCCGACGATGTATGTCGCCTGGATCGCGCTGGCGATTTATGTGGCCTGCTACTTCCCCTTGTTTGTTTTACTGTCACGCATCGCCGTGCATAAATTTCAGATTCCCCTGCCTGTGGCAGCGCCGGTTGTCTGGGTGGGTCTGGAATACATCCGGGCCTATCTGCTGACCGGGTTCTCCTGGTACTACATCGGCCATACTCAGTATCGCTGGATCGAACTGATTCAGATCAGTGACCTCACCGGCGCTTATGGTGTCAGTTTTATCGTCGTGATGATGGCAGCCTGTTTTGCCAGCCTGTTACCCAACTCTCTGTTGATTCGATTGAAACTGTTTCCGATGAAGCTGACGGAAGAAGATCAGAAACTGGAAGAGATCGGCGGGAAACAGATCCTCCAGACAGCCGTTTGCCTGAGTCTGTTCTTTGCGGTGCTCGGTTATGGTTATGTCCGTCGCTCGCAGGCAGAATTTCAGGATGGCCCGCGCACTGCTTTGATTCAGGCGAATTTTCCCTCCTCGGTCAAACATAATCCGAATGAATGGCAAGCGATCTTCCTGAAACACCTGGAGCTGATGGGAGCAGCCGTACGTGATCAACCAGACCTGATTGTCTGGCCGGAAACGATGTTCCGCTGGCCTTTACTGGAAAGCAATGGCAAAACGGTTGAAGAACTGGATAAGGTAGCACCGCAAATTCCGCTTGAGAAATGGAAAGATCCGTCTGTTCGCAAGGTCCTGACAAATATGAGTCAGGAAGCCAACGCGGCGCTGGTGATTGGAGCGGATGTCATTGCCGCCGGTGATTCGAAGGTAGAGCAATACAATTCTGCTGTTTTTGTACGCCCTGATTATGGCGTGCACGGTCGTTATGATAAAATTCACCGTGTGCCTTTCGGGGAATACATGCCTCTGAAAGATGCACTGCCTTTTCTGCAGGTTTTCTCGCCTTATGGTGCCTCGTTTGGAATTGAACCGGGCAAACATGCTGCCAACTTTCAATATAAAGACTGGAACTTCGCACCGCTGATCTGTTTTGAAGATACCGTGCCGCACCTGGTTCGCTCCATGCTCAAACCAGCGGCAACTCCGAATACAGCAAGCAAACCCGTAGACTGCCTGGTCAATCTGACCAACGATGGCTGGTTTCATGGTTCGAGTGAACTGGATCAGCATCTGATTACTTCGGCATTCCGTTGTGTTGAAAACCGGACCCCCATGGTCCGAGCCGTTAACACAGGGGTCTCCGCGATCATCGATGGTGACGGTATGATCGTCGAGCCGGATTTATTCCTGGACTGGGATAACCAGAGACGGAGCACACTGGTGAATCCGAAAACAGGACGCTGGAACAAGTCATTGAATGCGGTGATCGTCGATTCGGTTCCACTGGATAACCGCAGCAGTCTTTACACCAGGTGCGGCGACTGGTTCGCGGGTGCCTGTTGTTTCTGTGTCCTGTTTCTGTTCTTCATGACCGTGCTCACCTGGAAACGAACCTCTGCTGAAGTGTCGTGA
- a CDS encoding anthranilate synthase component II, translating to MIFVLDNYDSFTYNLVQRFGEIDPRLKMEVARNDQTTIAEIEAAAPEKIIISPGPCTPGEAGLSKEIIGYFAGKIPILGVCLGHQCIAEVFGAQVVRAQRLMHGKVSLVHHNGTGVFQNLPSPFQATRYHSLIVPEESCPEELEICAWVEEEGHPKEVMGLKHRDFSVHGVQFHPESFLTMEGLTLLKNFLQLPAEQLSNT from the coding sequence GTGATATTCGTCCTCGATAACTACGATTCATTTACCTATAATCTGGTACAACGGTTCGGTGAAATCGATCCCCGCCTGAAGATGGAGGTCGCCCGGAACGATCAGACCACGATCGCAGAAATTGAAGCGGCTGCGCCGGAAAAAATCATCATTTCCCCTGGTCCCTGTACACCGGGTGAAGCCGGGCTTTCCAAGGAAATCATCGGGTATTTCGCCGGTAAGATACCGATCCTGGGTGTTTGCCTGGGTCATCAGTGTATTGCGGAAGTCTTCGGAGCCCAGGTCGTTCGCGCACAACGCCTGATGCATGGAAAAGTCTCACTGGTCCATCATAACGGGACGGGCGTTTTTCAGAATCTTCCCTCTCCGTTCCAGGCGACACGCTACCACAGCCTGATTGTTCCGGAAGAATCCTGTCCGGAAGAACTGGAGATCTGTGCCTGGGTTGAAGAAGAGGGTCATCCCAAAGAAGTCATGGGGTTGAAGCATCGAGATTTTTCGGTACACGGCGTCCAGTTTCACCCCGAAAGTTTCCTGACAATGGAAGGCCTGACGTTACTGAAAAACTTCCTGCAGCTTCCGGCAGAACAACTCAGCAATACTTAA
- a CDS encoding molybdopterin molybdotransferase MoeA, whose translation MLSAQDAFQLILETVKPAPSEQRSLFDAWHCVLAEGTVSDLNIPPFDKALMDGFAVNSADFQNGKTTLQIQETIFAGSVPTISLQAGQTSQIMTGAPLPEGADAVVQIEHCQIDEAARSVKIDTGPVSPGKNMLPQSSVLKEGSPVLAAGTVLRPQEIGALAETGSPSVRVRRAPTVAILATGDELVAPEESPQPGQIRNSNEVMLHAQILQADAIPQPLGIARDERNQLRSKIQEGLKSDFLLLSGGVSAGERDLVPSELEQAGVKQVFHKVNLKPGKPLWFGVLERADGDPCYIFGLPGNPVSSMVCFELFVKTAIRQFMGFPAPRPRALQARLSDDFHSSGNRPTYQPAQLEWEAGEAVVSPLKTMGSADLHSTVQANSVALFSTGNQHYQAGLNIDVFLW comes from the coding sequence ATGCTATCAGCTCAAGATGCATTTCAACTGATTCTGGAGACCGTGAAACCGGCACCTTCCGAGCAGCGTTCGCTTTTCGACGCCTGGCATTGTGTCCTGGCAGAGGGCACGGTCAGCGATCTGAATATCCCCCCGTTTGACAAAGCACTGATGGACGGGTTTGCTGTAAATAGTGCCGATTTTCAGAACGGAAAAACCACGCTGCAGATCCAGGAAACCATTTTTGCCGGTTCGGTTCCCACGATTTCGTTGCAGGCAGGTCAGACATCACAGATCATGACAGGCGCTCCTCTGCCTGAGGGAGCGGATGCCGTCGTGCAGATTGAGCATTGCCAGATTGATGAAGCAGCCCGCTCTGTTAAGATCGATACAGGCCCGGTTTCGCCGGGTAAGAACATGCTTCCCCAATCGTCAGTGCTCAAAGAGGGTTCACCTGTGCTCGCGGCCGGCACTGTGCTGCGTCCACAGGAGATAGGCGCTCTTGCAGAAACCGGCAGCCCCTCCGTCAGGGTAAGACGTGCGCCCACGGTAGCGATACTGGCGACGGGAGATGAACTTGTCGCGCCGGAGGAAAGCCCGCAGCCGGGACAGATCCGCAACTCCAATGAGGTCATGTTGCACGCGCAGATTCTGCAGGCTGATGCGATACCACAACCGCTGGGCATTGCCCGTGATGAACGGAACCAGTTGCGGTCCAAAATTCAGGAAGGCTTGAAAAGTGATTTTCTGCTGCTGTCAGGAGGGGTTTCCGCGGGAGAACGGGACCTGGTTCCCTCCGAACTGGAGCAGGCAGGAGTGAAACAGGTATTTCATAAAGTCAATTTGAAACCGGGAAAACCCCTCTGGTTTGGGGTCCTGGAACGGGCTGACGGGGACCCCTGCTACATTTTTGGATTACCTGGAAACCCTGTCAGCAGCATGGTTTGCTTCGAATTATTTGTAAAAACGGCAATCCGCCAGTTCATGGGCTTTCCTGCCCCACGACCTCGTGCCTTGCAGGCGCGGCTCAGTGATGACTTCCATTCCAGCGGGAATCGGCCCACGTATCAGCCGGCCCAACTGGAATGGGAAGCTGGTGAAGCAGTTGTTTCTCCTTTGAAGACAATGGGTTCTGCCGATCTGCATTCCACCGTTCAAGCCAATTCGGTGGCTTTGTTCTCAACAGGGAATCAACATTATCAGGCAGGATTGAACATTGACGTTTTTTTGTGGTAG
- a CDS encoding DUF4339 domain-containing protein, whose amino-acid sequence MARDSWYFKRTTETEGPISFEELFAMAQQGELTPQMEIRSGETGNWFPAEDMGGLFDSSSSGELPSLDDFSIVDSTFGVEAESEMPNLDGFSIVEEEDKLSSELESQLPRYATLEAVRSKHQKIQWYCRVLNHELGPMSADDLMQMLFDGELAPNDDVKSSAEPEWVPARTVVFLSSSGSDLDVIDSEEDSIEELVPASGEAVSEQLAATEEVVEPEKPAEPPPPPILKVRSKQKWYCKLGGMGYGPIEAHKIKMWAEQDRVEPTDLLKLGRRGEWFEAWQIEALQLKKPVPKKTEAEVASDSTPAETESTSTPANAVAPGAAASLSMPPGSAAPMAAIPPAARPKPKIQVQRSNPLEALGPLMDPKILGGVGGVIAIVAIFFFVPLGDLFAPSGKDEFARFQTFYQEYQALQTKQAGPAEYTSLKNKTNTELGPIIKDLESTASSDYPALQQLLWAGRDYLPKMLENPGPESARDQEKFEKCLKEAERLINQK is encoded by the coding sequence ATGGCACGGGACAGCTGGTACTTTAAGCGTACAACCGAAACCGAAGGTCCAATTTCATTTGAAGAATTATTTGCCATGGCACAACAGGGCGAATTGACTCCTCAAATGGAAATCCGCAGTGGTGAAACCGGTAACTGGTTTCCTGCTGAGGATATGGGGGGCCTGTTCGATTCCTCATCCAGTGGCGAACTGCCTTCGCTGGATGATTTTTCCATCGTGGACTCCACGTTTGGAGTCGAAGCAGAATCAGAGATGCCGAACCTGGATGGTTTTTCGATTGTCGAAGAAGAAGACAAGCTCTCGAGCGAACTGGAATCTCAGCTGCCCCGATATGCCACGCTGGAAGCAGTGCGGAGTAAGCATCAGAAGATTCAATGGTATTGTCGCGTACTGAATCATGAACTGGGACCGATGTCGGCCGACGACCTGATGCAGATGTTGTTCGATGGTGAGCTGGCCCCGAATGATGATGTCAAATCTTCTGCAGAACCGGAGTGGGTGCCCGCGCGAACGGTGGTATTCCTGAGTTCATCGGGCAGTGACCTGGATGTCATCGATTCAGAAGAGGATTCAATCGAAGAGCTTGTCCCGGCATCAGGTGAGGCCGTTTCAGAGCAACTGGCGGCAACCGAAGAAGTCGTTGAACCAGAGAAACCGGCAGAGCCTCCCCCGCCACCAATTCTGAAAGTCCGTTCCAAACAAAAGTGGTACTGCAAGCTGGGAGGGATGGGTTACGGACCGATTGAAGCGCACAAGATCAAGATGTGGGCCGAGCAGGACCGCGTCGAACCGACCGACCTGCTGAAGCTGGGCCGCAGAGGGGAATGGTTTGAAGCCTGGCAGATCGAAGCCTTACAGCTGAAGAAACCGGTCCCGAAAAAAACCGAAGCGGAAGTCGCTTCAGACAGTACGCCTGCAGAGACAGAATCGACGTCGACTCCCGCTAATGCTGTCGCTCCCGGAGCTGCAGCGTCTCTATCAATGCCACCAGGTTCCGCAGCTCCGATGGCAGCAATTCCTCCAGCGGCACGACCTAAACCAAAAATTCAAGTGCAGCGATCGAATCCCCTGGAGGCATTGGGGCCTTTGATGGATCCCAAAATATTGGGTGGTGTGGGCGGTGTCATTGCCATTGTCGCGATTTTCTTTTTTGTTCCTCTGGGCGATTTATTTGCTCCCAGCGGGAAGGACGAGTTTGCCAGGTTCCAGACTTTCTATCAGGAATATCAGGCGTTGCAGACAAAGCAGGCGGGCCCCGCCGAATACACCAGCCTGAAAAACAAAACCAATACCGAACTGGGGCCGATCATTAAAGATCTGGAAAGCACTGCCAGTTCAGACTACCCTGCCTTGCAGCAACTGCTCTGGGCGGGTCGGGATTATCTCCCCAAGATGCTGGAGAATCCGGGACCCGAATCTGCTCGAGATCAGGAAAAATTTGAAAAGTGCCTGAAGGAAGCGGAACGACTGATTAATCAGAAGTAA
- a CDS encoding ribonuclease D gives MSSPLIVQQSEFIALCDQILDAGIVAFDTEFVSEFTYRPELSLLQFAVNGQAVAVDPYEMDDLSPWWDIMTNDTTTVVVHGGREEVRFCRHFSGKKPQKLIDLQVAEGLRSRSFPIAYTALVARVLNEKAGSKETRTDWRRRPLTQQQIKYALDDVKFVLKIWKIQEKELIELGRLDWAEAEFQRMIDEVDSEFHRENWRRVSGLHKLKPRELAIVRELFDWRDEVAQEKNQPARRILRDDLLIELARRKPTTPQDLTATRDLNRKNMFKLAPEVVQRIAKAQQTPNDQLPQLMENPNTQQNQDEQVIGKLLGIALANRCAEMNVSQTLVGTSADLRHLVRYHVYKEISEERPRLMAGWRAEVCGDLLTDVLDGKISMRVADPESDHPLHFERLS, from the coding sequence ATGTCGAGCCCCCTCATCGTGCAGCAGTCCGAGTTTATCGCGTTATGTGATCAAATCCTGGACGCGGGCATCGTTGCATTCGATACCGAATTTGTTTCGGAGTTCACCTATCGGCCGGAACTGTCACTATTACAGTTTGCCGTCAACGGTCAGGCTGTCGCCGTCGACCCTTATGAAATGGATGATTTATCCCCCTGGTGGGATATCATGACGAATGATACCACAACCGTTGTCGTGCATGGCGGTCGTGAAGAAGTTCGTTTCTGTCGGCACTTTTCCGGGAAGAAGCCTCAAAAGCTGATTGATCTCCAGGTCGCGGAAGGCCTGCGTTCACGGAGCTTTCCGATCGCGTACACTGCACTGGTGGCGCGTGTGCTGAATGAAAAAGCGGGCAGTAAAGAGACTCGAACCGACTGGCGACGGCGTCCGCTCACTCAACAGCAGATCAAATATGCACTGGATGACGTCAAGTTCGTACTCAAGATCTGGAAAATACAGGAAAAAGAATTAATCGAACTGGGACGGCTCGACTGGGCCGAAGCCGAGTTTCAACGGATGATCGACGAAGTGGATTCCGAATTCCATCGGGAAAACTGGCGACGCGTCTCGGGTTTACACAAATTGAAACCGCGTGAACTGGCGATTGTGCGGGAACTGTTTGACTGGCGTGATGAAGTGGCTCAGGAAAAGAATCAGCCGGCACGCAGGATTCTCCGCGATGACCTGTTAATTGAACTCGCACGCCGCAAACCAACGACGCCTCAGGATCTGACAGCGACACGGGATCTGAACCGCAAGAATATGTTCAAACTGGCGCCGGAAGTAGTGCAGCGGATTGCGAAAGCACAACAGACACCCAACGATCAGCTGCCTCAACTCATGGAAAACCCCAATACACAACAGAACCAGGATGAACAAGTCATCGGCAAACTGCTGGGAATCGCGCTGGCAAATCGCTGTGCCGAAATGAATGTTTCACAGACCCTTGTGGGAACTTCAGCCGACTTGAGACACCTGGTGCGCTACCACGTTTACAAAGAAATCTCTGAAGAACGTCCGCGGCTGATGGCAGGCTGGCGTGCAGAGGTCTGTGGCGATTTGTTGACCGATGTTCTCGATGGTAAAATCTCAATGCGGGTGGCTGATCCGGAATCCGATCATCCTCTGCATTTCGAACGACTCAGCTGA